A genome region from Arachis duranensis cultivar V14167 chromosome 6, aradu.V14167.gnm2.J7QH, whole genome shotgun sequence includes the following:
- the LOC107492926 gene encoding LOW QUALITY PROTEIN: transcription factor bHLH48 (The sequence of the model RefSeq protein was modified relative to this genomic sequence to represent the inferred CDS: inserted 1 base in 1 codon): MEQATGVLRGSTHDDVVLESIQFNEEIRGIMAPAPAPENASSFTALLELPPTQAVELLHSPDCPAADREPPCHVSTNQKPYLLCSYGGNLTFPSNAALIERAAKFSVFAGENSPPEDAARLAPVAVSGVVKNEPQETDSNPSSTQGCVSDPAVDTKNQKTAKRKEREKKVTLSSXPNFAATSGEKLPYVHVRVRRGQATDSHSLAERARREKINARMKLLQELVPGCNKISGTALVLDEIINHVQSLQRQVEFLSMKLAAVNPRIDFSLDSLLATDGSSVMDSNLTSMASPVMWPENLANGNRQHFQQHWQFDAFHQPLWGREEANHNFMTPEHSLLSYDSSANSASLQSNQLKMEL; the protein is encoded by the exons ATGGAGCAAGCCACAGGAGTGCTGCGTGGATCCACTCACGACGACGTCGTATTAGAGTCAATTCAATTCAACGAAGAAATCCGGGGAATCATGGCGCCCGCGCCAGCGCCGGAAAACGCCAGCTCATTCACCGCGCTGCTCGAGCTACCGCCGACGCAGGCCGTTGAGCTCCTCCATTCTCCTGATTGCCCGGCCGCCGATCGGGAACCGCCGTGCCATGTTAGCACCAACCAAAAACCCTACCTTCTTTGCTCCTACGGCGGCAATTTGACCTTCCCTTCCAACGCCGCGCTGATAGAACGCGCCGCCAAGTTCTCAGTCTTCGCTGGCGAGAACTCGCCGCCGGAGGATGCGGCGCGCCTGGCTCCAGTAGCTGTATCCGGCGTGGTGAAGAATGAGCCGCAGGAAACCGACTCGAACCCCAGCTCCACGCAGGGTTGCGTTTCGGATCCCGCTGTTGATACCAAGAATCAGAAGACCGCGAAGAGGAAGGAGCGAGAGAAGAAGGTAACGCTAAGTT CCCCCAATTTTGCAGCCACTTCGGGTGAAAAGCTTCCATATGTTCACGTTCGAGTTCGTCGAGGTCAAGCCACGGATAGCCATAGCTTAGCAGAAAGG GCAAGGAGAGAGAAGATAAACGCTCGGATGAAGCTTTTGCAGGAGCTGGTCCCCGGTTGCAACAAG ATATCAGGAACGGCCTTGGTTCTGGATGAAATTATCAACCACGTGCAATCTCTACAGCGTCAAGTGGAG TTCTTATCAATGAAATTAGCAGCCGTTAATCCAAGAATTGATTTCAGCCTGGATAGCTTGCTGGCTACTGAT GGGTCATCTGTAATGGACAGCAACTTAACTAGCATGGCTTCACCTGTTATGTGGCCAGAAAACCTAGCCAATGGTAACAGACAGCATTTTCAACAACATTGGCAATTTGATGCATTCCACCAACCACTTTGGGGGAGGGAAGAAGCCAACCATAATTTCATGACTCCAGAACACTCACTTCTGAGTTATGACTCGTCTGCTAATTCAG CATCTCTGCAGTCAAATCAATTGAAGATGGAGCTCTGA
- the LOC107492925 gene encoding uncharacterized protein LOC107492925 produces the protein MAKTPIFSLFQTISILLVIQSPLATSHPLNPLPIILSVTDFGASGDGLNYDTTAIQSTIDACPDGRPCRVTFPAPGKYLTATVFLKSGVVLNVEPGATVLGGTRLEDYPEDSSRWYVILAENASNVGIEGGGAVDGQAGEFVVREDPRKNVMVSWNQTGACSGDECRPRLIGFVDCNHVRVSNISLNHPAYWCLHMVRSNNIRIEDVRIYGDFNIPNNDGIDIDDSNNTIINRCHIDTGDDAICPKSSTSPVYNLTATNSWIRTKSSAIKLGSASWFDFKHFVFDNITIVDSHRGLAFQIRDGGNVSDIVFSNINISTRYYDPLWWGRAEPIYVTTCPRNAASKEGSISNILFINITANAENGIFLSGSKRGLLRNLRFIKMNVTYRRFTSYEGGLWDYRPGCQELVKHNTAGMMMEHIDGLEVNNVEMRWSNEQEQLDQWNNPLEFRPSTVNNVSFIHFNSGFYTNSKSSS, from the exons ATGGCGAAGACACCAATCTTCTCCCTCTTCCAGACCATCTCAATTCTCCTCGTCATCCAATCACCTCTTGCCACGTCACACCCTCTAAACCCCCTCCCAATCATCCTCTCCGTCACTGACTTTGGAGCCTCCGGCGACGGCCTCAACTACGACACCACAGCGATTCAGTCCACCATCGACGCCTGCCCCGACGGACGCCCCTGTCGCGTCACCTTCCCTGCGCCGGGAAAGTACCTGACTGCCACCGTGTTCCTGAAGTCCGGCGTAGTGCTGAACGTGGAGCCCGGCGCCACCGTACTTGGAGGAACTAGGCTGGAGGACTACCCGGAGGACTCGTCGCGGTGGTACGTGATATTGGCGGAGAACGCATCGAACGTGGGGATCGAAGGCGGCGGAGCGGTGGATGGACAGGCGGGGGAATTCGTCGTGAGGGAGGATCCGAGGAAGAACGTAATGGTGAGCTGGAACCAGACAGGAGCGTGCTCCGGCGACGAGTGCCGGCCTCGGTTGATCGGTTTTGTTGATTGCAACCACGTTAGGGTTTCCAACATTTCCCTCAACCACCCTGCTTATTGGTG CTTGCACATGGTACGAAGTAACAACATAAGAATTGAAGATGTTAGAATTTACGGAGACTTCAATATTCCAAACAATGATGGTATTGACATAGATGACTCAAACAACACAATAATCAATAGATGCCACATTGATACAGGAGATGATGCAATATGTCCAAAGTCTTCCACTAGCCCTGTTTACAACCTCACTGCCACCAATTCTTGGATTCGAACCAAATCCTCTGCaatcaaacttggaagtgctAGTTGGTTTGATTTCAAGCACTTTGTCTTTGATAACATCACTATTGTAGATTCTCATAGAGGACTTGCCTTCCAGATTCGTGATGGAG GAAATGTAAGCGACATTGTATTCTCAAACATAAACATCAGCACAAGATACTATGATCCATTATGGTGGGGGAGAGCAGAACCTATCTATGTCACTACGTGTCCTCGTAATGCAGCCTCAAAGGAGGGTTCAATCTCAAACATACTCTTCATTAACATCACTGCAAATGCTGAAAATGGCATATTTCTATCCGGGTCAAAGAGAGGGTTGTTAAGGAATTTgagattcatcaaaatgaatGTCACCTATAGAAGGTTCACAAGTTATGAAGGTGGGTTGTGGGACTATAGGCCAGGGTGCCAAGAATTAGTGAAACACAACACTGCTGGAATGATGATGGAACACATTGATGGTCTTGAGGTTAATAATGTAGAAATGAGATGGTCAAAtgaacaagaacaacttgatcAGTGGAATAATCCTTTGGAGTTTAGGCCTTCTACTGTGAATAATGTCagttttattcattttaattctGGTTTCTACACGAATAGCAAATCAAGTTCATGA